In Meles meles chromosome 2, mMelMel3.1 paternal haplotype, whole genome shotgun sequence, the sequence AAGCACCATATAAGTGCTTGTTGAGTTCCTTcagaaaatagcaaaataaagtGTTTACAAAGGCTAATAATACTTGATACTATGTACCACAAAGGATTTCCTATAATTTGTGAACCTAGACTGTAGTACACAACTTGAATTTTATCCATGcccttaaattcttttatttggcAGAGTATATGCAAGAAAGTAGAACACAGTGAGCGAGCAGTAGAGAAACTACTAAAGGACGTAACTAGAttgaaaagggaaattaaaaaaagaaaacaggcacAAATTCAAGCAGCACGTAAGTAAAAAGTTCACACATCATTACCTTCCGTTAAAAAAATTCTCACTGATGTGAATTACGGGTGAGCTGACTACGCTAACTGATCATCTACCTTAGggttaaaaataattgttttgttaATACTCTTAAATCCTACTGAATAAAGGTATTTGTAGCTAGACTAtattgctattaaaaaaatacaacttaaacTTTCTTTTAGAATATAGTGGCGTATAAATTAGAATTTGGGATTATGCATGCCATTTTTCTCAATTTAGAGGATTTGCTATAACTGTTCAGTTAAAGTCTTTTTAACTTTACTGAAAAACAGATTGCTACAAAAGCTTTGTGGAACAAATATTGTATGTTgaactgttgttttattttgtgtaggAGAGAACATCGAAAAAGACCCTCAggagaacatttttctttgtcaagCTTTACGGACCTTTTTCCCAGATAGTGAATTTCTTCATTCATGTGTTATCTCCTTGAAAAACAGGCATATTTCTAAAAGCAGCTGCACTGCCAACCACCAGCTCAGTGTGATAGACAACCTGACCTTAATGGTAGAGTATGCTGACATTCCTGAAGCCAGTCCGGCGAGGGGTGCGCCACAGATGATTAAACGTAAAGCTTTAGATACTGATGATGGATGGCAGTTCAAGAAGTCACGGCCATTAGAGATACAGAACAAACCATCTAAAACAGATACTGACAGTAGTAATCAAGAAAAAGCATCCACAGTGAGCAGCCCTGAAACAGATGAAGACATTGAAAAAATGAAGGGTTCTGGTGAATATCCACAGTCTCCTACATTTTGATCCTTTTAGGCCAAAAGGACATTTTTAATTGGGTACAAgccatttatattgtttttactGTGTTTAGGT encodes:
- the ABRAXAS1 gene encoding BRCA1-A complex subunit Abraxas 1 isoform X2, whose product is MDDVEVIYTIDIQKYIPCYQLFSFYNSSGELNEQALKKILSSVKKAVVGWYKFRRHSDQIMTFRERLLHKNLQNHLSSRELVFLLLTPSIITESCSTHRLEHALYKPQKGLFHRIPLVVANLGMSEQLGYKTVSGSCESAGFSRAVKTHSSEFFTEDGSLKEVHKINEMYASLQEELKSICKKVEHSERAVEKLLKDVTRLKREIKKRKQAQIQAARENIEKDPQENIFLCQALRTFFPDSEFLHSCVISLKNRHISKSSCTANHQLSVIDNLTLMVEYADIPEASPARGAPQMIKRKALDTDDGWQFKKSRPLEIQNKPSKTDTDSSNQEKASTVSSPETDEDIEKMKGSGEYPQSPTF